One bacterium genomic window, TGCCCACAGTTCGATACCACTTGCCCTCGCAAGCCGTAATAATCTTTGACAACCGCACCGAAACGCGAGGATACAATCCATGAAACTGTGTCTCATTATGATGATAGGCGCGGGCGAGGCCGACCTGCTGCAATCACACTTGCCTGCCTACATCCATGCCGTGGATGGTTTCATTGCACTAAACAACAACAACGACGCCGCCAGCCTGGAAGTCGCGCGCGCATACAATGCGCAGATCATCGACCACAACTGGGACTGGCGCTTCGACACGGCACAGAACCGCCTGATCGAGCTTGCCGAAAGCGCCGGCTATGACGCCGTACTCAAATCTGACCCCGACGAGTGCTGGTTCGGCGCACACATTGCCCAACTCAGAGCGGACCTGGAACACTACCTCGGCGTCCAGACGCCCTGGTACAACTTTTTTGGCGACCGCTGCCACTACGTCCCCTACCCACCCTTCTATCCCGATCACCATATGCGCATCTGGCGGCTCGGCCACGGCGTGCGCTATGAAAGGCCGCGCCATTCCATTCCCAACCGCGCGGCCCTTGGCTGGCGCGATCACCACGAAGTTCTGGTGCGCGGCGATATCCATTGCTACCACTATGGCTGGACGCGCGCGACCGAATACCTCAACTGGCGTATGGCCAACTACCGCCGCACCGAGCAAGGCCTGCCGCCACTCCCAACCGGCGCACCTGTGCCCGAAAGCGAGCGCCAGTACGCCCCGCGCGAAACCGTCCCATTCGTCGGCCTGCAACCCATACACCCTATCACAAAGGAGGTGATTGACCTTGACCGCATACGATGAGGACAACGAAAGGCCCGCCGGCCCCATGCCGCTCGCTGAAGCGCTCCGCATCATTGAACAGACCGCACAGAAGCTCCGCGCCCAACTCGCGCGCGGCACTGCACTTGCGCAACGTGGACATTTGACATACAATCAATCTGATCCATCGCCACAGGAGGACAGGCATGACGCAGATTGAGTATGCAATTATCACCATGCGCGGGATGGTCACCATCGAGGTGCGGCGCTGCACGGACGAAGGGGCGGAACTCATCTACGAAGGCAATATCTACGCCGGCCTTGCCAAGCTTGGCCAGGAAGGCTGGACCATACCCGATAGCGCGACCTTGCAGCAAGGCGCGATGTTTCTCGCCACCCGCGCCCTGGACCTGGATGATCCGCAGCCGCAGGAAACGCCCGACGCCAAACCCAAACGGCGCGGCCCGCGCACCCAGGCCGAGGACGACGAAAGTGAGCCAGACGAGACGTGACCGCGCGCAGCCTTGCTATTGCCTTCTCGTCCGCTGAGGATGACGCCCACCCCGGCGCATACCCCTATAATGGCGGCATGAAGCTCTACAATATCTGGCGCAGCGCGCTCGTGAGCACCGCTGCGCTGGACTACGCCGCCGGGATATGCGGCTACGGGCGCGCTGAAACCAGCATCCTCACCGCCGGCGACCAGTGGCGGAACTTCGAGTGGCTGACCTATCCCGGCGGCATCCTGCCCATCGACGACTTCGAGGCGCGCCTCACCGCCAGCCCGCCCGACGCCTTGCGCCTCGTCACCTTCTGGCTGCCCTCCAAGGCGCTGATCGACCTGGCGCGCCGACACAACCAGCCCATCTACTACTACGACCACGAGATACGCTGGACGATCGCGCACCGCACCCTTCTGGACCAGTACCTCCACGACGGCCTCCTTGCCCCAGAACGCATCGCCGTCCATACCACGCACACCGCTGCCTGGTACATGGCGCACTACAATTTCAACCCAACGCATATTCCCCAGGTCATCGATACCGATCTGTGGAGCAACTGGGTCACCAGCCAGCCGGAGCGCGACCCGCCCACGCTGGGCTACATCGTGCAGGACAACCAAAGTCTCGAATATGTCGGCAAAATCCTGCACCACCTCAACATAAACCACCCACA contains:
- a CDS encoding glycosyltransferase; protein product: MKLYNIWRSALVSTAALDYAAGICGYGRAETSILTAGDQWRNFEWLTYPGGILPIDDFEARLTASPPDALRLVTFWLPSKALIDLARRHNQPIYYYDHEIRWTIAHRTLLDQYLHDGLLAPERIAVHTTHTAAWYMAHYNFNPTHIPQVIDTDLWSNWVTSQPERDPPTLGYIVQDNQSLEYVGKILHHLNINHPHLSPIRIMEIHGSESQVAAQMQQCHIYLSLHQGKHPLWGEGCPIPGMEAMAAGCIVVAFDVIGNRAYLRHNYNGYLVSNGDWQAMADRIAAILTRGAFDIENDRLRGLDYLRRTHDPYYNTDLPIQFLKWLRL